A genomic stretch from Sphingobacterium sp. ML3W includes:
- a CDS encoding class I fructose-bisphosphate aldolase: MQNIEKIQAHLGAESDYLLAFDKPAVSKTMLHLPETTFIDQVYGASDRTPQVLRSLGQLFGTGRLSDTGYLSILPVDQGIEHSAGASFAPNPQYFDPENIVKLALEGNCNAVASTFGVLGAVSRKYAHKIPFLVKINHNELLTYPNRADQILYGTIREAWNMGAVAVGATIYFGSEESDRQIIEVAKAFEEAHSLGMATVLWCYLRNSAFKTGDKDYHLAADLTGQANHLGVTIKADIIKQKLPELNGGFKALNMGKSSYGKLDERMYTQLSSDHPIDLCRYQVLNCFAGRAGLINSGGASGQNDIQEAVKTAVINKRAGGTGLISGRKAFQKPMNEGVELLHAIQDVYLCKEVTIA, from the coding sequence ATGCAAAACATTGAAAAAATACAGGCACATCTAGGTGCAGAATCAGATTATCTATTAGCGTTTGACAAACCAGCAGTTTCCAAAACGATGCTCCATCTTCCCGAAACTACTTTTATTGATCAGGTATATGGTGCCAGTGATCGCACGCCGCAGGTATTGCGTAGCCTGGGACAACTTTTCGGAACCGGGCGGCTTTCCGATACTGGGTATCTGTCCATATTGCCGGTAGATCAGGGGATCGAACACAGTGCAGGTGCTTCTTTTGCTCCCAATCCCCAATATTTTGATCCGGAGAATATCGTGAAATTAGCATTGGAAGGAAACTGTAATGCCGTAGCCTCGACTTTTGGCGTTTTAGGGGCAGTATCACGAAAATATGCGCACAAGATTCCTTTTCTGGTCAAAATCAATCACAACGAATTGTTGACCTATCCCAACCGTGCTGACCAAATTCTGTACGGAACGATACGCGAAGCCTGGAACATGGGAGCGGTAGCAGTTGGAGCGACCATTTATTTCGGTTCGGAAGAGTCCGATCGTCAGATTATCGAAGTAGCAAAGGCATTTGAAGAAGCACATTCACTTGGTATGGCTACTGTATTGTGGTGCTATTTGCGAAATTCAGCATTTAAAACAGGAGACAAAGATTATCATTTAGCTGCAGATCTAACAGGACAGGCCAACCATCTCGGCGTAACCATAAAAGCAGATATTATTAAACAAAAACTTCCGGAATTGAACGGTGGTTTTAAGGCGCTGAATATGGGTAAAAGTAGCTATGGTAAATTAGATGAACGGATGTATACGCAGTTATCATCGGATCATCCGATTGATCTTTGTCGCTATCAGGTACTCAATTGCTTCGCCGGTAGGGCGGGACTGATCAATTCGGGCGGAGCATCGGGACAAAATGATATACAGGAAGCTGTAAAAACCGCTGTGATCAATAAAAGAGCTGGCGGGACAGGCTTGATATCCGGTCGGAAAGCTTTTCAAAAACCGATGAACGAAGGGGTAGAATTGCTACATGCAATCCAGGATGTCTATTTATGTAAAGAAGTTACGATTGCTTAA
- the serS gene encoding serine--tRNA ligase: MLQLNYIRENRDTVIERLAVKHFKEIGLVDEIISLDEDRRKIQAESDALSGEANAAAKQIGDLMRQGKKEEAEAIKSQSSGYKEQVKQLLDKLSAIEIELNDKIVQLPNLPHQSVPVGVSADDNEVVLTNGEIPVLSEDALPHWELLNKYDIVDLELGVKVAGAGFPIYKGKGAKLQRALINFFLDQAAEQGYEEVQVPILVNEDSAFATGQLPDKEGQMYYVNNDNLYLIPTAEVPVTNIYRDVIVKEAQFPIKHCAYTPCFRREAGSYGAHVRGLNRLHQFDKVEAVQIVHPEKSYDVLEEMSLYVQGLLKKLELPYRVLRLCGGDMSFTAALTYDMEVYSSAQKRWLEVSSVSNFETYQANRLKVRFKNSEGKMQLAHTLNGSALALPRIVAAILENNQTDKGIRIPAVLVPYTKFEYID; this comes from the coding sequence ATGTTGCAATTGAATTATATCCGTGAAAACAGGGATACGGTTATCGAAAGATTGGCTGTCAAGCATTTCAAGGAAATTGGATTGGTCGACGAAATCATCAGTTTAGATGAAGACCGCCGTAAGATCCAAGCGGAATCGGACGCACTTTCGGGCGAAGCTAATGCGGCAGCAAAACAGATTGGAGATCTGATGCGCCAAGGAAAAAAAGAAGAAGCTGAAGCCATTAAATCGCAATCCTCCGGATATAAAGAGCAGGTGAAGCAACTATTGGATAAATTGAGCGCTATCGAAATCGAGTTGAATGATAAGATCGTACAATTGCCTAATTTACCACATCAATCTGTTCCCGTTGGTGTAAGCGCTGATGATAATGAAGTCGTTTTAACGAATGGGGAGATTCCAGTTTTATCAGAAGACGCGTTGCCACACTGGGAATTATTAAACAAATATGATATTGTGGATCTGGAGCTCGGTGTAAAAGTTGCGGGAGCCGGATTTCCAATTTATAAAGGTAAGGGAGCAAAATTGCAACGTGCATTGATCAATTTCTTTTTGGATCAGGCAGCTGAGCAAGGATATGAAGAAGTACAGGTGCCGATCTTGGTGAATGAAGACTCTGCATTTGCTACAGGACAATTGCCGGATAAGGAGGGGCAGATGTATTATGTCAACAATGACAATCTATACTTGATCCCTACGGCAGAGGTTCCGGTAACCAATATTTACAGAGATGTAATCGTTAAGGAAGCGCAGTTCCCGATTAAGCATTGTGCCTATACACCATGTTTCCGTCGCGAAGCAGGTTCTTATGGCGCTCATGTACGCGGTTTGAACCGTCTGCACCAATTTGATAAAGTTGAGGCTGTACAGATTGTTCATCCGGAAAAATCGTATGATGTGTTGGAAGAAATGAGCCTGTATGTACAAGGTCTGCTTAAAAAATTGGAACTACCTTATCGCGTGTTGCGTTTATGTGGTGGTGATATGAGTTTTACTGCTGCATTGACTTATGATATGGAGGTGTATAGTTCAGCCCAAAAACGCTGGTTGGAGGTTTCTTCCGTATCTAATTTTGAAACATATCAAGCCAACCGCCTGAAAGTACGTTTCAAAAATTCCGAAGGAAAAATGCAATTAGCTCACACATTAAATGGGTCAGCTTTAGCCTTACCACGTATAGTTGCGGCTATTTTAGAGAATAATCAAACGGATAAAGGCATTCGGATACCAGCTGTTTTGGTACCTTATACCAAATTCGAATACATTGATTAA
- the lnt gene encoding apolipoprotein N-acyltransferase encodes MKNNYLLALLSAFLLWLGWPPIPYSSVLLFIGFLPLLIALENIIRNDTIKKKGKKIFLTAGLTAVIWNTASIYWVYNSISAVMPPFAAILISLIPFCLGAALMALAFTLYYRLRRKTSLLLSLFGLMGFWISYEFLHATWDLAFPWMTLGNGFANFHQLIQWYDITGVYGGSIWIWLVNILAFMLYLNRKGIYQLKNRIVPILCLVLVLFVPTVYSLVRYFNYEEHQNPAQVVVVQPNVNPYIKFQLSPEEQLNTLFSLSSSVAKPNTEFFIWPETALSQNGDFDEENLRETYSYQRILKFLDQYKNGNILSGIESYQLYNYAKTATAREIAPNIYQDNFNAATLIDYSSKLQFYHKSKLVPGVEQMPFGAAMNFLKPLFKAFGGTTGGYGKQAEPSVFYAQSGIGAAPVICYESIWGDYVAKYVKKGAQFIAIITNDGWWGNTSGKDQHLQYAKLRAIENRRWVARSANTGISGFINQRGDIIQQTKWWEPAALNQEINLNEEITTYTKVGDIAAYLGLAIALAGFLIIIVRKRHPRLL; translated from the coding sequence GTGAAGAACAACTATTTATTGGCACTTTTAAGTGCCTTTTTATTGTGGTTGGGTTGGCCTCCCATCCCCTATTCAAGCGTATTGCTTTTTATCGGTTTTTTACCCTTATTGATTGCGCTGGAAAATATCATCCGTAATGATACAATTAAAAAGAAAGGTAAAAAAATCTTTCTAACAGCAGGTCTGACGGCAGTCATCTGGAATACCGCATCCATTTATTGGGTATACAATTCCATCTCGGCAGTTATGCCTCCTTTTGCAGCGATTTTGATCAGTTTGATCCCCTTCTGTCTGGGCGCTGCATTAATGGCTTTAGCGTTCACCTTATACTATCGATTAAGGCGTAAAACTTCACTACTGTTATCCCTTTTTGGATTAATGGGATTTTGGATCAGTTATGAATTTCTTCATGCTACTTGGGATCTTGCATTTCCATGGATGACTTTAGGCAATGGCTTTGCTAATTTTCATCAATTGATTCAATGGTACGACATCACCGGTGTATACGGCGGATCAATATGGATCTGGTTGGTCAATATTTTAGCATTTATGCTCTACCTCAATCGAAAAGGTATCTACCAACTTAAAAATAGAATCGTCCCCATCCTTTGTCTAGTGCTGGTCTTATTCGTTCCAACGGTCTATTCACTGGTTCGCTACTTCAATTATGAGGAGCACCAAAACCCAGCCCAGGTGGTGGTGGTGCAACCAAATGTGAACCCTTACATCAAGTTTCAGCTTAGCCCTGAGGAGCAATTAAACACCTTGTTTTCACTGTCAAGTTCAGTAGCCAAACCAAATACGGAATTTTTTATCTGGCCTGAAACGGCTCTTTCCCAAAACGGTGATTTTGATGAAGAAAACCTGCGTGAAACGTATTCTTATCAACGGATTCTAAAATTTTTGGATCAATACAAAAATGGTAATATCTTATCGGGCATCGAAAGTTATCAATTATACAATTATGCAAAGACAGCAACTGCACGTGAAATTGCCCCAAATATTTACCAGGACAACTTTAACGCAGCAACATTGATCGATTACTCATCCAAGCTGCAATTTTACCATAAATCTAAATTGGTTCCTGGTGTAGAACAGATGCCCTTTGGTGCTGCGATGAATTTTTTGAAACCGCTTTTTAAAGCATTTGGAGGTACAACAGGTGGCTATGGAAAGCAAGCGGAACCTTCGGTTTTCTATGCACAAAGCGGTATTGGTGCGGCTCCTGTCATCTGCTATGAATCCATATGGGGGGATTATGTAGCGAAATATGTAAAAAAAGGAGCGCAGTTTATTGCGATCATCACCAATGATGGCTGGTGGGGTAATACTTCTGGAAAAGACCAACATTTGCAATATGCAAAATTAAGGGCCATAGAAAATCGGCGCTGGGTCGCCCGGTCTGCAAATACTGGAATCTCCGGTTTTATCAATCAACGGGGTGATATTATACAGCAGACAAAATGGTGGGAACCCGCAGCATTAAATCAGGAAATCAATCTGAACGAAGAGATCACAACATACACCAAAGTCGGCGATATCGCTGCCTATCTAGGTCTAGCGATCGCGCTAGCTGGATTTCTTATCATAATCGTACGCAAACGCCATCCAAGGTTACTATAA
- a CDS encoding cysteine desulfurase family protein, whose amino-acid sequence MQVYFDNAATTALDPEVIKVMVDVMDNNFGNPSSIHSHGRQVKTIVEKARKTIANLLHVSPAEIFFTSGGTEADNMAIVRSITDFGITHAITSPIEHHAVLHTLEELEKQGKVHLDLLHVDNKGNLDLNQLEELLSSNPRTFVSIMHANNEIGNLNDIQRISELCQQYNAIFHSDTVQTMGHYPHDLGHLKIDFITGAAHKFHGPKGVGFLYINANNKIKPLIYGGAQERNMRGGTENVYGIAGLAKALELAYEHMEEHQAYIQALKSYMIEELQKAIPDIDFNGVIEPSKSLYTVLNVSFPCSDLADMLLFNLDISGISCSGGSACSSGTDIGSHVLGAIKTNSDRPSVRFSFCKNNTKEEVDFVVSTLKELCTKNK is encoded by the coding sequence ATGCAAGTATATTTTGACAATGCTGCGACTACAGCCTTAGATCCTGAAGTTATAAAAGTAATGGTAGATGTCATGGATAACAATTTTGGAAATCCATCTTCTATCCATAGTCACGGAAGACAAGTAAAAACAATCGTAGAAAAAGCACGGAAAACAATCGCCAACCTACTCCATGTATCTCCGGCAGAAATTTTCTTTACTTCGGGTGGAACCGAAGCCGATAATATGGCGATCGTACGTTCGATCACGGACTTCGGTATCACACATGCAATTACCTCACCGATAGAGCACCATGCTGTTCTACATACATTGGAGGAGCTTGAGAAGCAGGGAAAAGTTCATCTTGATCTGCTTCATGTGGACAACAAGGGAAATCTGGACCTGAATCAACTGGAGGAGCTCTTAAGTAGCAATCCCCGTACCTTTGTTTCCATTATGCACGCCAATAATGAAATTGGCAACCTGAATGATATCCAACGTATATCGGAATTATGCCAACAATACAATGCGATATTTCATTCCGATACCGTACAGACCATGGGCCATTACCCGCATGATCTAGGTCATCTTAAAATCGATTTCATTACAGGTGCAGCGCACAAGTTTCACGGACCAAAAGGTGTAGGTTTTCTCTATATCAATGCAAATAATAAAATCAAACCGTTGATTTACGGTGGAGCTCAGGAGCGGAATATGCGTGGCGGAACGGAGAATGTTTATGGTATAGCGGGACTAGCCAAAGCTTTAGAACTTGCCTATGAACATATGGAAGAACATCAAGCTTATATCCAAGCACTTAAATCGTATATGATTGAAGAGCTGCAAAAAGCGATTCCGGATATTGATTTCAATGGTGTTATCGAGCCCAGTAAATCGCTATATACGGTACTAAACGTATCCTTCCCTTGCAGTGATCTTGCTGATATGTTACTATTCAATCTAGACATTTCGGGCATATCCTGTTCCGGAGGAAGTGCCTGTAGTTCAGGAACCGATATTGGATCACATGTACTAGGGGCTATTAAAACAAATTCAGACCGTCCATCGGTCAGATTCTCCTTTTGCAAAAACAACACAAAAGAAGAAGTGGATTTTGTTGTGTCAACCTTAAAAGAACTTTGTACAAAAAATAAATAG
- a CDS encoding SusC/RagA family TonB-linked outer membrane protein has translation MKQTLLSFLVGGMILTSVAFAQEKKISGRVTSADGKAIPGVTVVVQGTNQATQTDASGNYSLNVPAGKVVVFRSVGFDDKTIIVNNNSTVFNVSMENHDNALEEVVVTANAIKREKRSLGYSAPTIKSDELTEGRNSSAINSLAGKVAGVNITSTSNSPGSSSRVVLRGGSSISGNNQALIVVDGTPIDNTSKMGGASDLASVDFGNRGNDINPDDIASVTVLKGPAAAALYGSRASNGALIITTKSGKKGSKNEITFSSTNTLSSILKLPEFQNQYGQGSSGYNKAGDLIYSNDPKENWSWGAPFTGEIQEWGQAVNGVRQKKAYSAVKDNVRDFFDLGIASDNNLSFSGGSDKSTFYLGLNALNSNGVYPGKKDNYNKYGVRFNGTTEFSNKFSAGIAVNYSRINSNNVGGGQGGGSVYNNLLQTPRDIDVVGLKDLSNPYNGYGYTDENGVAHNDVYGYYGAYTMNPYWVLENYNNFNDVNRIMGNFNVNYKPTEWLTFQERIGLDNYSDRRRSESPKYSFLPIDNTSGNYSEGNIQTDPGQYRIDQFNVNEIVHDFMATAKHTFNEDWEASFMLGNNIRQRKTTSNSTATNSSGGLVVPGWYNLANSNGPLDLIEDTWTNRRLVGVYGDLNVSYKNIAYLQATARNDWSSTLPKKNNSFFYPSVSGSFVASELFSPELKSKFSYAKIRANWAQVGSDTDPYQLISTFSRSAIAGGFGSTSFPFGNVSALMSGNTIGNLNLKPEITTSFEVGTELGFFNNRLSADFTYYKNNSKNQILSIPIPLSTGYGLSLVNAGKVQNSGVELTLRGTPVKTENLTWELFGTFTKNNSKVVELMDGVQQVSVGGFSGMSIVAAVGRPYGEFYGVTNATDAQGRTIVDQKTGLPIASSKPEYLGTYNPDFQASLGTSLSYKNWSMSALFDTKQGGVFYSRTKDIMGFVGTSAESGGDRIGQIFPNSVYLDAAGNSVVNTTATYDKIDYYPNMEAGVNVVDATYVKLRNLTFTYKFSKDMLKNTPFGAASIGVFGNNLFIWTPSENKYADPEVNSSGAGNAQGFDFTAQPSLRNYGINVKVSF, from the coding sequence ATGAAACAAACATTACTAAGTTTTCTTGTTGGAGGAATGATCCTGACTTCGGTTGCATTCGCACAAGAAAAAAAGATTAGTGGTCGTGTTACATCTGCTGATGGTAAAGCAATACCTGGGGTGACAGTGGTTGTACAAGGAACTAATCAAGCGACACAAACAGATGCAAGTGGTAATTATTCATTGAATGTACCTGCGGGCAAAGTTGTTGTCTTCCGTTCAGTTGGTTTTGATGATAAAACCATTATTGTTAACAACAACAGTACCGTTTTCAATGTTTCCATGGAGAACCATGACAATGCATTGGAAGAGGTCGTTGTGACTGCAAATGCAATCAAAAGAGAAAAACGCTCTTTAGGATATTCAGCACCAACAATCAAGAGTGATGAATTGACGGAAGGACGTAATTCCAGTGCAATTAACTCGTTAGCAGGTAAGGTTGCGGGGGTGAACATTACATCCACATCAAATTCACCGGGTAGCTCTTCTCGCGTAGTATTGCGTGGAGGTTCATCTATTTCAGGTAACAACCAAGCTTTGATTGTTGTTGATGGTACACCTATCGATAATACAAGCAAAATGGGTGGAGCAAGCGATTTAGCGAGTGTTGATTTTGGTAACCGTGGTAATGATATTAATCCAGATGATATCGCTTCTGTAACTGTTCTTAAGGGACCTGCAGCAGCGGCCTTATATGGATCAAGAGCTTCCAATGGTGCGTTGATCATCACAACAAAAAGTGGTAAAAAGGGCTCGAAAAACGAAATCACTTTTAGCTCTACGAATACACTATCATCTATTTTGAAATTACCTGAATTTCAAAATCAATATGGACAAGGTTCATCAGGTTATAATAAAGCGGGGGATCTCATTTACTCAAATGATCCAAAAGAAAACTGGTCATGGGGTGCTCCATTTACTGGTGAAATTCAAGAATGGGGACAAGCTGTAAACGGTGTTCGTCAGAAAAAAGCGTATTCTGCTGTGAAGGACAACGTACGCGATTTCTTTGATCTTGGTATTGCTTCTGACAACAACTTAAGCTTTTCTGGTGGTTCGGATAAATCGACCTTTTATTTAGGATTAAACGCTTTGAATTCGAATGGCGTATATCCAGGTAAAAAAGATAACTACAATAAATATGGGGTTAGATTCAATGGGACAACAGAATTTTCCAATAAATTTAGCGCTGGTATCGCTGTAAATTATAGTCGAATCAATAGTAACAATGTTGGTGGTGGACAAGGTGGTGGTTCTGTTTATAATAACTTATTGCAAACACCGAGAGATATCGATGTTGTTGGCTTGAAAGATTTATCTAATCCTTATAACGGTTATGGTTATACGGATGAAAATGGTGTCGCTCATAATGATGTTTATGGGTATTATGGTGCTTATACTATGAATCCATACTGGGTGTTGGAAAACTATAATAATTTCAATGATGTGAACCGTATTATGGGGAACTTCAATGTGAATTATAAACCGACAGAATGGTTGACTTTTCAAGAGCGTATTGGTTTGGATAATTACAGTGATCGTAGACGTTCGGAATCCCCTAAATATAGCTTCTTACCAATAGACAATACTTCAGGTAATTATTCTGAAGGAAATATTCAAACAGATCCAGGACAATATCGTATTGACCAATTTAATGTAAATGAGATTGTTCATGATTTCATGGCGACGGCCAAACATACTTTCAATGAAGATTGGGAAGCGTCGTTCATGTTGGGTAATAATATTCGTCAGCGTAAAACAACTTCAAATAGCACTGCGACAAATTCAAGCGGTGGACTTGTTGTTCCGGGATGGTATAACCTTGCGAACTCCAATGGTCCATTAGATCTGATCGAAGATACTTGGACAAACCGTCGTTTAGTGGGAGTTTACGGTGATTTGAACGTTTCTTATAAAAACATAGCTTATTTACAAGCTACAGCACGTAACGATTGGTCTTCCACTTTGCCTAAGAAAAATAATTCATTCTTTTATCCAAGTGTAAGTGGGTCATTTGTTGCATCGGAATTGTTCTCGCCTGAGTTGAAGAGTAAGTTTAGTTACGCGAAAATTCGTGCTAACTGGGCACAAGTAGGTTCGGATACAGATCCATATCAATTGATTTCAACGTTCTCTAGAAGTGCAATTGCTGGCGGTTTTGGTTCAACATCTTTTCCATTCGGTAACGTATCTGCGCTAATGTCAGGTAATACCATTGGGAATTTAAACTTGAAACCTGAAATCACGACTTCGTTCGAAGTGGGTACAGAATTGGGCTTCTTTAACAACCGCTTATCTGCTGATTTTACTTATTACAAAAACAATTCGAAAAATCAAATTTTGAGTATTCCTATTCCGCTTTCAACAGGTTACGGACTTAGTTTGGTAAATGCTGGTAAAGTTCAAAATAGTGGCGTGGAATTGACTTTGAGAGGAACACCTGTGAAAACAGAAAACTTGACATGGGAATTGTTTGGAACATTCACAAAAAACAACAGTAAAGTTGTTGAATTGATGGACGGTGTACAACAGGTGTCAGTTGGTGGGTTCTCTGGAATGAGTATCGTTGCTGCAGTAGGTCGCCCATACGGTGAGTTTTATGGAGTTACAAATGCTACCGATGCACAAGGTCGTACGATTGTGGATCAGAAAACAGGATTGCCAATAGCTTCTTCTAAGCCAGAATATTTAGGTACCTATAATCCAGATTTCCAAGCTTCTTTGGGTACAAGTTTGAGTTATAAAAACTGGTCGATGAGTGCCTTGTTCGATACCAAACAAGGTGGTGTGTTCTATTCTAGAACAAAGGATATTATGGGATTTGTTGGTACCTCAGCTGAATCAGGAGGCGATCGTATCGGCCAGATTTTCCCGAATTCAGTTTATCTAGATGCGGCAGGAAATTCTGTTGTTAACACGACAGCAACATATGATAAAATAGATTACTATCCAAACATGGAAGCAGGGGTTAATGTTGTAGACGCGACTTATGTTAAATTGCGTAATCTTACATTTACTTATAAATTCTCTAAAGATATGTTGAAAAATACACCATTTGGAGCTGCTTCAATCGGTGTGTTTGGAAATAACCTATTTATTTGGACACCAAGCGAAAATAAATACGCTGATCCAGAGGTGAATTCATCAGGTGCTGGTAATGCACAAGGTTTTGACTTTACAGCTCAGCCTTCATTACGTAATTATGGTATCAATGTTAAAGTTTCATTTTAA
- the rsmI gene encoding 16S rRNA (cytidine(1402)-2'-O)-methyltransferase, whose amino-acid sequence MLYLVPTPIGNLEDMTFRAVNILKEVDIILAEDTRTSAPLLKHFGIDKKVFAHHQHNEHKAVSEIIKFLKEGQKIALISDAGTPAISDPGFLLVRAALKEGLEVQCLPGATAFVPALVNSGLPNDRFCFEGFLPVKKGRQTRLKALAEEKRTMIFYESPHRILKTIEEFITVFGAERQASISRELSKLYEENVRGTLTDLKLHFENNPIKGEFVFCVGGLE is encoded by the coding sequence ATGTTATATTTAGTTCCAACACCTATTGGCAATCTGGAGGACATGACCTTTCGTGCAGTCAATATTCTGAAAGAAGTAGACATCATCTTAGCAGAGGATACAAGAACAAGTGCTCCCCTTTTAAAGCATTTTGGCATCGATAAAAAGGTATTTGCACATCATCAACATAATGAGCACAAAGCGGTTTCCGAAATCATCAAGTTTCTGAAAGAAGGCCAAAAAATCGCCCTCATTTCAGATGCGGGGACACCAGCGATCTCTGATCCCGGTTTTCTATTGGTGCGGGCTGCTCTTAAAGAAGGATTGGAAGTGCAATGTCTACCCGGCGCCACCGCTTTTGTACCGGCACTTGTTAACTCAGGTTTACCAAATGACCGTTTCTGTTTTGAAGGATTCCTTCCTGTTAAAAAAGGTCGCCAAACTCGCCTCAAAGCTTTAGCTGAAGAAAAGAGAACAATGATTTTCTACGAATCACCACACCGCATCCTCAAGACAATCGAAGAGTTTATTACGGTCTTCGGTGCAGAGAGACAAGCTTCGATTTCTAGAGAATTGAGCAAGTTATACGAGGAAAATGTCCGCGGAACATTAACTGATTTAAAATTACACTTTGAAAACAATCCAATTAAAGGAGAATTTGTATTTTGTGTAGGTGGATTGGAATAA
- a CDS encoding PH domain-containing protein, giving the protein MNMEQFAQDGQDIKIIEKLITKVQDMLTPGEKIDYIAVQKKPAVTILPDSITISNKRIFMCEFTKLGLATDFEIFGWQDIKDIAFKEEIFGSKVTVIPFTGENLSIDYIPKVQARKLYQYIKAALENYKKAELAAEKEKIVIAPSSPREVIVEKVEDNQPTPVPVSTAAPVVTPPAPVAQPVFSAPVVPPAAPISAPVTPTVEEEEDEITLKLKKLKTLFDKQLITQDEYEQKKREVLSSL; this is encoded by the coding sequence ATGAACATGGAACAATTTGCACAAGATGGACAGGATATAAAAATCATTGAAAAATTGATTACTAAAGTCCAGGACATGCTTACTCCAGGAGAAAAAATAGATTATATCGCGGTACAGAAAAAACCTGCGGTGACAATTTTACCGGACAGTATCACCATTAGTAATAAGCGCATTTTTATGTGTGAATTCACCAAATTGGGCTTAGCGACTGATTTTGAAATTTTCGGATGGCAGGATATTAAAGATATTGCCTTCAAAGAAGAGATCTTTGGCTCAAAGGTCACCGTCATTCCTTTTACTGGAGAAAACTTAAGTATTGACTACATTCCAAAAGTTCAAGCCAGAAAACTTTACCAATATATTAAAGCTGCTCTTGAAAATTATAAAAAAGCAGAGCTAGCTGCTGAAAAGGAAAAGATCGTAATCGCCCCCAGCAGTCCTCGGGAGGTTATCGTTGAGAAGGTTGAAGACAATCAGCCGACTCCAGTACCAGTTTCAACAGCAGCACCGGTCGTTACCCCTCCTGCGCCAGTAGCACAACCTGTTTTCTCGGCACCAGTGGTTCCACCTGCGGCACCTATTTCCGCTCCTGTGACTCCAACCGTAGAAGAAGAGGAGGATGAAATTACCTTAAAACTAAAAAAACTAAAGACACTCTTTGACAAGCAACTCATCACACAAGATGAATACGAACAAAAGAAAAGAGAAGTTTTATCCAGTTTATAA